In Cicer arietinum cultivar CDC Frontier isolate Library 1 chromosome 1, Cicar.CDCFrontier_v2.0, whole genome shotgun sequence, one DNA window encodes the following:
- the LOC101488218 gene encoding uncharacterized GPI-anchored protein At1g61900 — translation MLSHFTLLCIKMLKEMLLLFILLLHCVRESHSSRVDHAQGHVQLDNRMDSMFPKISPLGAPQPFLPLLAPSPLTPFTNISIPKLSGLCTLNFTTVESLLSVTALDCWEAFAPYLANVICCPQLEATLTVLIGQSSKHTNVLALNATVAKHCLSDVEQILMGQGANGDLRHICSVRSSNLTEGSCPVKSVNDFYDMVDTSKLLAACENIDPVKECCYQVCHNAILEAATTIASKGSHVLDLDASDVLPEHSTRVNDCRNIVLRWIASKLDPSHSKKVLRGLSNCKVNKVCPLVLPDTKQVAKGCGDGIRNKTACCNAMESYVSHLQKQSFITNLQALDCAETLAMKLKKSNIADDIYSLCHISLKDFSLQVGNQEAGCLLSSLPSDTVFDSTSGVSVLCDLNDNIPAPWPSISQVAGSSCNKSVNIPALPAAASGQSCLYSHDTRIFLVNLFILFMALM, via the exons GTGTGCGTGAGTCTCATAGCAGTAGAGTTGATCATGCTCAAGGTCATGTTCAATTGGATAACCGCATGGATTCCATGTTCCCCAAAATTTCGCCACTTGGTGCTCCACAACCCTTTCTTCCTCTTCTTGCGCCCTCACCATTGACTCCATTCACCAATATCTCTATCCCAAAGTTATCAG GACTCTGCACTTTGAACTTCACTACTGTTGAAAGTTTGCTAAGTGTGACAGCACTTGATTGCTGGGAAGCTTTTGCACCTTATCTGGCTAATGTCATATGTTGTCCCCAGTTGGAAGCCACTCTCACAGTTCTCATTGGTCAATCAAGTAAACATACCAATGTACTCGCATTAAATGCCACTGTTGCTAAACATTGCCTTTCAGATGTGGAGCAGATTTTGATGGGGCAGGGTGCCAATGGTGATCTGAGGCACATATGTTCAGTTCGTTCTTCAAATCTCACCGAGGGATCTTGCCCGGTAAAAAGtgtgaatgatttttatgaCATGGTGGATACTTCAAAGTTGCTTGCTGCTTGTGAGAACATCGATCCTGTCAAAGAATGCTGCTACCAAGTTTGTCACAATGCTATATTAGAAGCAGCTACAACAATTGCATCAAAAGGTTCTCATGTTTTGGACTTAGATGCATCAGATGTTCTACCCGAGCATTCAACTCGGGTCAACGATTGTAGAAATATAGTACTCCGGTGGATAGCTAGTAAGCTTGATCCGTCTCATAGCAAGAAAGTTCTCAGAGGACTGTCTAATTGCAAAGTGAACAAAG TTTGTCCACTTGTTTTGCCTGACACAAAGCAAGTTGCCAAGGGTTGTGGCGATGGGATACGTAACAAAACCGCTTGCTGTAATGCCATGGAAAGCTACGTGTCTCACTTGCAGAAGCAGAGCTTCATCACTAACTTGCAAGCTTTGGATTGTGCTGAAACTTTGgcaatgaaattaaaaaaatcaaatattgcCGATGATATTTATAGTCTTTGTCACATAAGCCTTAAGGATTTTTCCCTCCAAG TTGGAAATCAAG AGGCCGGTTGTCTCTTATCAAGCTTGCCTTCAGATACTGTTTTTGACAGTACTTCAGGGGTTAGCGTCCTTTGTGATCTAAATGACAATATTCCAGCTCCATGGCCTTCTATATCTCAAGTAGCTGGTTCATCATGCAATAAAT CTGTCAACATCCCTGCTCTTCCTGCAGCAGCATCTGGTCAAAGTT GTCTCTACAGTCATGACACGCGGATTTTCCTTGTTAATTTATTCATTCTCTTTATGGCACTCATGTAA
- the LOC101488548 gene encoding uncharacterized protein, with the protein MSLSMKQYSYSKMDKEDPEELIHRKAQFLIYKVLEQANSRRKPSCLRIRISKLKVKIGNKLRRLKKRIISNVSAAKVSIHGHVASQLKTWKRLFGREKQTLLTIDPSLMIKC; encoded by the coding sequence atgtcTCTATCTATGAAGCAATATTCTTATTCAAAGATGGATAAAGAAGACCCTGAAGAATTAATTCATAGAAAAGCACAATTCTTGATCTACAAAGTGTTGGAACAAGCAAATTCTCGTAGAAAACCATCTTGTCTTAGAATTAGAATATCTAAGTTGAAGGTGAAGATTGGAAACAAATTAAGAAGGCTAAAAAAGCGAATTATATCAAATGTATCTGCAGCTAAAGTTAGTATTCATGGACACGTTGCGAGTCAATTGAAAACATGGAAGCGTTTGTTTGGGAGGGAAAAACAAACCCTTTTAACCATTGATCCTTCTCTTATGATCAAATGTTGA
- the LOC101488894 gene encoding polyadenylate-binding protein RBP45-like, producing the protein MMQSGPGMGQQPPQQYQQPPQQQPYVMMQPQLQAQPAMWSQSAQPPQQPASADEVRTLWIGDLQYWMDENYLYTCFGQTGEVTSLKVIRNKQTSQSEGYGFIEFNSRATAERVLQTYNGAIMPNGGQSYRLNWATFSAGERSSRQDDGPDHTIFVGDLAVDVTDYLLQETFRARYNSVKGAKVVIDRLTCRSKGYGFVRFADESEQIRAMTEMQGVLCSTRPMRIGPATNKNPAATTQQPKASYQNSQGAQSENDPNNTTIFVGNLDPNVTDDHLRQVFSQYGELVHVKIPSGKRCGFVQFSDRSCAEEAIRVLNGTLLGGQNVRLSWGRTPSNKQTQQDPNQWGPGGGYYGYPQSFENYGYAAAAPAPAGQDPNVYGSYPGYAGYQAPQQQQQQMGYS; encoded by the exons ATGATGCAGTCTGGACCTGGCATGGGGCAACAGCCGCCACAGCAGTACCAGCAGCCCCCGCAGCAGCAGCCGTACGTCATGATGCAACCTCAACTTCAGGCGCAGCCGGCCATGTGGTCTCAATCCGCCCAACCTCCTCAGCAGCCCGCCAGCGCCGATGAGGTACGTACTCTCTGGATCGGCGATTTGCAGTACTGGATGGATGAGAATTATCTCTACACCTGCTTCGGTCAAACCGGCGAG GTAACATCTCTGAAAGTGATTAGGAATAAGCAAACCAGTCAATCGGAAGGTTATGGTTTTATCGAGTTTAATTCTCGTGCTACTGCCGAGAGAGTGCTTCAGACATATAACGGAGCCATTATGCCTAATGGTGGCCAGAGCTACAGATTGAATTGGGCGACTTTCAGTGCTGGGGAGAGGTCGTCTAGACAGGATGATGGTCCTGATCATACCATTTTTGTTGGTGATTTGGCTGTTGATGTTACTGATTACCTTCTTCAGGAGACTTTTAGGGCTCGTTATAACTCTGTGAAGGGGGCAAAAGTTGTGATTGATAGGCTTACTTGTCGGTCTAAGGGTTATGGTTTTGTTAGATTTGCTGACGAGAGTGAACAAATTAGGGCTATGACTGAGATGCAAGGGGTTCTTTGTTCAACAAGGCCCATGAGGATTGGACCAGCCACTAATAAAAATCCTGCCGCCACCACTCAGCAGCCGAAAG CTTCATATCAGAACTCTCAAGGTGCACAAAGCGAGAATGATCCAAATAATACAACT ATTTTTGTTGGCAATTTGGATCCTAATGTCACTGATGATCATCTGAGGCAAGTTTTCAGCCAATATGGTGAATTAGTACATGTGAAGATTCCATCAGGCAAGCGATGTGGGTTTGTCCAATTTTCGGACAG GAGCTGTGCAGAAGAGGCTATACGGGTTCTGAATGGAACTTTGTTGGGTGGACAAAATGTTCGTCTTTCATGGGGTCGCACTCCTTCAAACAAACAG ACTCAGCAAGATCCAAACCAGTGGGGACCAGGTGGTGGATATTATGGATATCCTCAGAGTTTTGAAAATTATGGTtatgctgctgctgctcctgcTCCTGCTGGACAGGATCCCAATGTGTATGGAAGTTATCCAGGTTATGCAGGTTACCAAGCACCACAGCAGCAACAACAGCAAATGGGATATAGCTGA
- the LOC101489220 gene encoding derlin-2.2, producing the protein MAQAVEEWYKQMPVITRSYLTAAVVTTIGCSLDIISPYHLYLNPKLVVKQYQFWRLVTNFLYFRKMDLDFLFHMFFLARYCKLLEENSFRGRTADFFYMLLFGATVLTGIVLLGGMIPYLSESFAKIIFLSNSLTFMMVYVWSKQNPFIHMSFLGLFNFTAAYLPWVLLGFSVLVGASAWVDLLGMIAGHAYYFLEDVYPQMTGRRPLKTPSFIKALFADDPVVVARPANVRFAAPQVDELH; encoded by the exons ATGGCTCAAGCGGTTGAAGAATGGTACAAACAGATGCCGGTTATTACACGATCTTATCTAACTGCTGCTGTTGTTACCACCATCGGATGCTCCCTCGAT ATAATTTCTCCGTATCATTTGTACTTGAACCCTAAACTGGTGGTGAAGCAATATCAGTTTTGGCGTTTGGTTACTAATTTCTTGTACTTCCGGAAGATGG ACTTGGACTTCTTGTTTCACATGTTTTTTCTTGCTCGGTACTGCAAGCTTCTAGAGGAGAACTCGTTCAGGGGAAGGACTGCTGACTTTTTTTACATGCTCTTGTTTGGCGCCACTGTGTTGACTGGAATCGTTCTTCTTGGGGGGATGATACCTTACTTATCAGAGTCATTTGCTAAGATTATATTCCTTAGCAACTCATTGACATTTATGATG GTTTATGTATGGAGCAAACAGAATCCCTTTATTCACATGAGCTTCCTAGGTCTCTTTAATTTCACTGCTGCCTATCTTCCATGG GTCCTCTTGGGGTTCTCTGTTCTTGTTGGTGCCAGTGCATGGGTAGATTTACTG GGAATGATTGCTGGCCATGCATACTATTTTCTTGAAGATGTCTATCCTCAGATGACCGGTCGTCGTCCCCTAAAAACACCATCGTTTATCAAAGCACTATTCGCAGACGACCCAGTTGTTGTGGCACGACCTGCCAATGTTAGATTTGCTGCTCCACAAGTCGATGAACTTCACTAA
- the LOC101489542 gene encoding pentatricopeptide repeat-containing protein At1g11630, mitochondrial: MAYRLRHAIRHYSTILSPNSSTPLTSKQKSRAALRLLKSETNPETIVEICRAASLSPESHLDRLAFSRAVNKLTAAKNFDAVRQFLDELLQTRPDLQNERFISHAIVLFGQANMLHQAMNTFNHMRENLNIVPSVKSLNALIFASLVAKNHKEVTRIYLEFPKIHSIQPDVETYNLVIKSFAESGSASSVFSILDEMDRNSVKPNVTTFNNSIGGFYNEEKFEEVGKLTNLMEKRYGLYPNLSTYNVRIQSLCKLKRSSEAKALFQGMISRGRKPNSVSYYHLIGGFCREGNLDEAKRLFSDMKLRGFKVDGGCYFTLVHFLCESGQFESALEIAKESIGKGWVPNFTTMKKLVNGLVSVSKVDDAKELIKVIKEKFAENSDKWSEIEEGLAKE; the protein is encoded by the coding sequence ATGGCGTATCGTCTTCGCCACGCGATCCGTCACTACTCAACAATCCTCTCTCCAAACTCCTCAACACCACTAACTTCAAAGCAAAAATCAAGAGCCGCACTCCGTCTCCTCAAATCCGAAACCAATCCAGAAACCATCGTCGAAATCTGTCGCGCCGCCTCACTCTCACCTGAATCACACCTCGACCGCCTCGCTTTTTCACGCGCCGTCAACAAACTCACCGCAGCTAAAAACTTCGACGCCGTCCGTCAATTCCTCGACGAACTTCTCCAAACCCGACCCGACCTTCAAAACGAACGTTTCATTTCTCACGCTATCGTTCTCTTCGGTCAAGCCAACATGCTTCATCAAGCTATGAACACTTTTAATCACATGCGTGAAAATCTCAACATTGTTCCATCTGTTAAATCGCTGAACGCGTTGATTTTCGCTTCGCTCGTCGCAAAGAATCACAAAGAGGTAACGCGAATTTACCTTGAATTCCCTAAAATTCATTCGATTCAACCTGATGTTGAAACTTATAATTTGGTCATTAAGTCTTTTGCTGAATCTGGTTCAGCTAGTTCTGTGTTCTCTATTTTAGATGAGATGGATAGGAATTCTGTTAAACCTAATGTTACTACTTTTAATAATTCGATTGGTGGGTTTTATAATGAGGAGAAATTTGAGGAAGTTGGAAAGTTGACGAATTTGATGGAAAAAAGGTATGGGTTGTATCCTAATCTTAGTACTTATAATGTTAGGATTCAAAGTTTGTGTAAGTTGAAGAGGTCTTCTGAGGCTAAGGCTTTGTTTCAAGGGATGATTTCGAGAGGGAGGAAGCCGAATTCCGTTAGTTATTATCATTTGATTGGTGGATTTTGTAGGGAAGGAAACCTTGATGAGGCTAAGAGATTGTTTAGTGATATGAAGTTAAGAGGTTTTAAGGTTGATGGTGGCTGTTATTTTACCCTGGTTCACTTTTTGTGTGAAAGTGGGCAGTTTGAGTCTGCTTTGGAGATTGCTAAGGAGAGTATTGGGAAGGGTTGGGTTCCGAATTTTACCACGATGAAAAAGCTTGTGAATGGGCTTGTTAGTGTTTCAAAGGTTGATGATGCTAAAGAGCTTATTAAGGTAATCAAGGAGAAGTTTGCTGAAAATAGTGACAAGTGGAGTGAAATTGAAGAAGGGTTGGCTAAGGAATGA